A stretch of the Equus quagga isolate Etosha38 chromosome 9, UCLA_HA_Equagga_1.0, whole genome shotgun sequence genome encodes the following:
- the ARK2C gene encoding E3 ubiquitin-protein ligase RNF165: MVLVHVGYLVLPVFGSVRNRGAPFQRSQHPHATSCRHFHLGPPQPQQLAPDFPLAHPVQSQPGLSAHMAPAHQHSSALHQSLTPLPTLQFQDVTGPSFLPQALHQQYLLQQQLLEAQHRRLVSHPRRSQERVSVHPHRLHPSFDFSHQLQTPQPRYLAEGTDWDLSVDAGLSPAQFQVRPIPQHYQHYLATPRMHHFPRNSSSTQMVVHEIRNYPYPQLHFLALQGLNPSRHTSAVRESYEELLQLEDRLGNVTRGAVQNTIERFTFPHKYKKRRPQDGKGKKEEGEESDTDEKCTICLSMLEDGEDVRRLPCMHLFHQLCVDQWLAMSKKCPICRVDIETQLGADS, from the exons GTGCCCCCTTTCAAAGGTCTCAGCATCCGCACGCTACCTCCTGCCGCCACTTCCACCTGGGCCCCCCGCAGCCGCAGCAGCTCGCGCCCGACTTCCCCCTGGCCCACCCCGTGCAGTCGCAGCCTGGCCTCAGCGCCCACATGGCCCCGGCCCACCAGCACAGCAGCGCCCTGCACCAGTCGCTAACCCCGCTGCCCACCCTGCAGTTCCAGGACGTCACAGGTCCCTCCTTCCTACCTCAGGCCCTGCACCAGCAATACctcctgcagcagcagctcctggaaGCCCAGCACCGCAGGCTCGTCTCGCACCCCAG GCGGAGTCAGGAGCGTGTGTCTGTCCACCCCCACCGCCTCCATCCAAGCTTCGACTTCAGCCACCAACTCCAGACGCCTCAGCCCAGGTATTTGGCTGAGGGCACCGACTG GGATCTCAGTGTGGACGCCGGCTTGAGTCCTGCTCAGTTCCAGGTGCGGCCCATCCCTCAGCACTATCAGCATTACCTAGCGACTCCTCGAATGCACCACTTCCCCCGAAACTCCTCCTCCACGCAGATG GTCGTCCATGAAATCCGAAACTACCCTTACCCTCAGCTTCACTTCCTTGCTCTCCAGGGACTGAACCCCAGCAGACACACCTCTGCCGTGCGGGAGAGCTACGAG gagCTGCTGCAGCTCGAGGACAGGTTGGGAAATGTGACTCGGGGAGCTGTACAGAACACCATTGAGAGGTTCACCTTCCCCCACAAGTACAAGAAG CGAAGACCCCAGGATGGCAAGGgcaagaaggaagagggggaggagtcAGACACAGATGAGAAATGCACAATCTGTCTGTCTATGCTGGAAGATGGAGAAGATGTGAG gcGCCTACCCTGTATGCATCTCTTTCACCAACTGTGCGTGGACCAGTGGCTTGCCATGAGCAAGAAATGCCCCATCTGCCGAGTGGACATTGAGACACAGCTGGGAGCTGACAGCTGA